The Pseudomonas sp. MPC6 nucleotide sequence CTGGTGCAGATCTTCATTTTCTACTTCTTCATCGGCACCGTGATGAACCTGTCCCGGGAATTCGCCGGGATCGCCGCACTGTCGTTGTTCACCGGCGCCTACGTGGCGGAGATCATCCGTTCCGGTGTGCAGTCGATCGCCCGCGGCCAGAACGAAGCGGCGCGCTCCCTGGGCCTGAGCGCTGGCCAGTCGATGCGTCATGTGGTGCTGCCGCAAGCCTTCAAGCGCGTATTGCCGCCGCTGGCCGGGCAATTCATCAGTCTGGTCAAGGACACCTCGCTGGTGTCGGTGATCGCGATTACCGAACTGCTCAAAAGCGGTCGCGAAGTCATCACCACCTCGTTCTCGCCGTTCGAAATCCTGTTCTGCGTGGCTGGGTTGTACCTGTTGATCAACCTGCCGCTGTCGAAAATCGCCAGCCGGCTTGAGCGGAGGCTCGCGCAAAGTGATTGAAGTCCGCGATCTGGTAAAAGTCTTCGACACCCGCGGCCAGGTGGTTCGCGCGGTGGACAACGTCACCACCCAAGTGGCCAAGGGTGAAGTGCTGGTGGTGATCGGCCCGTCCGGTTCCGGCAAGTCGACCTTCCTGCGTTGCCTCAATGGCCTGGAAGAATTCGACTCGGGCTCGGTCAGCATCGACGGCCTGCAGCTGGCCGACCCGAAAACCGACGTCAACGCCTACCGCCGCGAAGTCGGCATGGTGTTCCAGCATTTCAACCTGTTCCCGCACATGACCGTGCTGGAAAACCTCTGCCTGGCGCAGAAAGTCGTGCGCAAGCGCGGCAAGAAAGAGCGTGAGGCCAAGGCTCTGGCGTTGCTGGAGAAGGTCGGTATTGCGCAAAAGGCCAACGAATTTCCATCGCGTCTTTCCGGCGGTCAGCAGCAGCGGGTGGCGATTGCTCGTGCGTTGGCGATGGATCCGAAGGTGATGCTGTTCGATGAGCCAACCTCGGCGCTCGATCCAGAGATGGTCGGTGAAGTGCTGGACGTGATGAAAACCCTGGCGCTGGAAGGCATGACCATGGTCTGCGTGACCCACGAAATGGGCTTCGCGCGGGAAGTGGCGGATCGGGTGTTGTTCTTCGACCACGGGAAACTGCTGGAAGATGCCTCGCCGGCGGAGTTTTTCGATGCGCCGAAGGATCCTCGGGCGCAGGCCTTTTTGCGGCAGGTTCTCTAAGATTCAGCGTCCTCCCGGCCGCCATCGCGGGCAAGCCCGCTCCCACAGGATCTGTTTACGACATAAATCCCTGTGGGAGCGGGCTTGCCCGCGATGGCATCACCTCGGTTTTGGCTGAACCGAAACCCTCGCATCACCTCAAACCCTGAACCGCCCCACCAGCATCTGCAAATGCGTCCCCAACCGCGCCAGCTCAACACTGGAGGCCGCGGTTTCCTCACTCGCAGCCGAAGTCTGCTCGGACACATCGCGCACGTTCAGCACGCTGCGGTTGATCTCTTCGGCCACGGCGCTTTGTTGCTCGGCGGCAGCGGCGATCTGCTGGTTCATCGACTGGATCGCCGACACGGTGCGGGTGATGTTGGCCAGCGATCCACCGGCGCGGCGGGTCAGTTCGACGCTGCTGTCGGTCAGGCTGCGGCTGTTGTCCATGATGGTCGCCACTTGCTGGGTGCCGCTTTGCAGGCCAACGATCAACTCTTCGATTTCTTCGGTGGACTTCTGGGTCCGCTGGGCGAGGCTGCGGACTTCGTCGGCGACCACCGCGAAACCGCGTCCGGCCTCACCGGCACGAGCGGCTTCGATGGCGGCGTTGAGGGCCAGCAGGTTGGTTTGCTGGGCCACGGATTTGATCACGTCGAGCACGCTGCCGATCTTGTCGCTTTCGCGCTTGAGATCGCCCATGGCGACGGTGGAGTTACCCACCTCGATAGCCAGGCGCTCGATCTGGGCGATGGCTTCGCTGACCACCTTGTCACCTTCGCGGGCCTGCTGGTCGGCAGCGACCGCGGCCTCGGAGGCTTCTTCAGCGTTGCGTGCGACCTCCTGCACCGTGGCGGTCATCTCGTTCATGGCGGTCGCGACCTGGTCGGTCTCGACCTTTTGGCTGTTGACCCCGGCGCTGGTCTGCTCGGTGACGGCGGATAGCTCTTCAGCAGCGCTGGCGATTTGCGTGACGCCATCGCTGATGCCACCGATCAGTTCGCGCAAGCCTTGGGTCATGCTCTGGATGGCGCGTTGCAGCTGGCCGAGTTCGTCCTGACGCTGCGACACGAGATTGTGCGTCAGATCACCCGCGGCGATGCGCTCGGCGACTTTGAGTGTCTGGTTGAGGGGAACCACGATCTGACGGGTGATGGCCCAAGCCGCGAGCAAGCCAAAAGCCAGGGCCAGCAGGGCTGCCAGCAACAGCATGTTTTTCGCGTGGGCGGCATCGGTGTCGCGCACCACGGTCTGCGACGCCGTCAGCTTTTTGCTCAGGTCGATGAGGATGTCGCCTTGGGCCGCCATGTGTTTCAGGGCGGTGGCGTTCGCCACCTGCGAGTCACGGAACTGGCTGACGGCAGCGCGATAACCTTTTAGCGATTCGCTGGCTTGTTGCAGATTGGCAAGGTGCTGTTCCGGCACCTTGGACGGCAGGTTTGCCAGGCTTTGCAGGGCCATGTCGATAGCGTCCAGCGCCGGTTGTTCGGCTTCGGCCTTGCCGCTGTAGGTATAACCGCGAACCTGATAACGCGCTTGCTGGAGCAGTTTGCTCAGCTCGATCACGTTGTTGTAGTCGGCGACGCTTTCGCCGTGCAGCAAGGATTGCTCCACGGCGGCGATCTGGGCCACGGCGTTGTCGGCGGTCGCTCCCAGCTTGCTGCGGGCATCTTCGCGAGTGACGGTGGCCTGGGTCATGTCGGCAAAGGCGCGCTTGTACTCGGCGACGGCAGCCAGTTGCTGGTCGACCATCGCGGCGTCGGCGGGTTGTTCGATCAGCGTACGGGCGGTTTTCAAGCCGGTATCGAGCTGGCCCAGCAGGTCATTGACCACGCCCGGGCCCTGTTCGCCGCGATGCATGTCGTAGTCCAGGCGGGCAATGCGCAGGTCTTTGGTCAGCTCATTGAGGCTGGAAATGAAACCGAGTTTGTCGCCACGGCTTGTCACCTCGTTCAGGCCGGACCAGCCGGTGAAGGTGGTTAACAACGTCAGCAGGAGCACCAGACCGAAGCCGACACCCAGTTTGCGATTGACGCTGATGTTCCCCAGTTTCTCGGCTAGCCATTGGTACATGCTGCAACTCCCCAGAACCAAACATTGGTTTTATGGGAGGTGTATCGGCAGGCTCACGACATTCTGTAGGAGCAGCCGGTCGACGCTCGATTGCTCGCGATGGGCGTAAAGTCGCCGCGCTCATCCAGGCCGCCTTCGTCATCGTTAATGACCTTCGCGAGCAAGCTCGCTCCTACAGGGGATAGAGGCGGTGTCAGAAGAGGCGTGAAAGCAGCGCGGCGACGGCGGTTTCGACCCGCAGGATGCGTTCGCCGAGCTGCACCGGTTGCAGCCCGGACTTGCCCAGCAGGTCGATTTCGTAGGGGATCCAGCCGCCTTCGGGGCCGATGGCCAGGGTCACCGGCTCATCCAGGCCACGGGGGCAGGGCGGGTAGTTGCCGGGATGACCGACCAGGCCGAGGGTGCCTTCGGTCATCGCTGGCAGGCGATCCTCGACAAAGGGCTTGAAGCGCTTCTCGATGACGATCTGCGGCAACACGCTGTCCCGCGCCTGTTCGAGGCCGAGGATGAGTTGCTCGCGAATCGCCTCGGGCTCCAGGAAGGGTGTTTGCCAGAAGCTCTTCTCGACGCGGTAGCTGTTCACCAGCACGATGCGCGGCACACCCATGGCCGCCACGGTCTGGAACACCCTGCGCAGCATCTTCGGGCGTGGCAGGGCCAGTATCAGGGTCAATGGCAGCTTGGCGGGTGGGGGCTGATCGAGGATGACGCGCAACTCTGCTTCATCGGCGTCCAGGCGCAGCAATACGGCCGAGCCCATCAAGCCGTCGATACGCCCGACCCGCAGGCTGTCGCCGACGACCGAACGATGAACTTCCTGCATGTGAGTCAACCGGCGATCACGCAGGATCACGCGGTCGGCCGCTATGAAATCGGCCTCTTCCAGGAGCAGCAGGTTCACGGCTGGGTCGCTGGCGGCTGGTCGTTGTGATCGTCAACCGGCTGGTCGTCCGGGTGCTCGCCGCGTTTGCTGATCAGGCCGCTGAACAGGATGCCGATCTCGAACAGCAGCCACATCGGCACGGCCAGCAGGGTCTGCGAGAAGATGTCCGGCGGAGTGAGGATCATGCCGACCACGAAGCAGCCGATGATCACATACGGCCGGATCTTCTTCAGGTAGACGACGTTGACCACGCCGATCCACACCAGCAGCACCACGGCTACCGGGATTTCGAACGCCACGCCAAAGGCGAAGAACAGCGTCATGACAAAATCGAGGTAGCTGCTGATGTCGGTCATCATTTCCACGCCGGCCGGGGTGGCGGCGGCGAAGAATTTGAAGATCAGCGGGAACACCAGGTAATAGGCGAACGCCATGCCGGTGTAGAACAGCAGGATGCTGGACACCAGCAATGGCACCGCGATGCGCTTCTCATGCTTGTACAGCCCCGGCGCGATGAAGCCCCAGATCTGATGCAGGATCACCGGGATGGCCAGGAACAGCGACACCATCATGGTCAGCTTCAGCGGCGTCAGGAACGGCGAGGACACGTCGGTGGCGATCATCGTCGCGCCGACCGGCAGGTACTGGCGCAGCGGCGTGGAAACGAAGGTGTAGATCTGCTGGGTGAAGGCGAACAACCCGGCGAAGATGATGAAAATCGCCGCTACACAGCGCAGCAGGCGGGTACGCAACTCGGTGAGGTGCGAAACCAGCGGCATGTGCTGGTCGTTTTCGGGGAGATCGCTCATGAGACTCGCGGCGGCAAAGTGGTGTCGTGAGGAGCCGGCGTTGTCGGCGCGGCGGCAGGAGCAACAGGTTCTACGGGCGCGATAACCGGCGGCGGTTCAACAGCTTTCACCGTTTCCGTCGGTACCTGGGCAGGCGCAGGGTCTGCAGTCGGAGCATGAATCGTCTGCTCCGCCACAGGTTCAACCGGCTGAACCGGTGCGGCCTCTTGCTGAGTCGGCGTGAAAATCTTCCGCGCCTCCTGCTCCAGCGACAGAATGTGCTCGTTGTGCAGCTGCCGACGAATCTCGTCGGCACCGATTTCACGTTCAACTTCCTGTTTGATCGCGTTGAAGCTGCGCTTCAACCGCCCGACCCACAGGCCAGCGGTGCGCGCTGCACCCGGCAGGCGCTCGGGGCCCAGCACCAGCAGGGCAACGAGGCCGACGAGCAGCAGTTCAGGGAAGCTGATACCAAACATTAGTCAGTGCTCACACGTCTTTGCGGATCGGCTCTTCGACTTTTTGCGCCTGCACGTCGATGGTGTGCGGCTGGTTCACGGACTGTGCGGTCTGTGGTTGAGCAGGTGGAACCGGTTGTTGCGGGGTCACCGTCGGATCAGCCGGCTTGTCTTCATCGTTCATGGCCTTGCGAAAGCCCTTGATCGACTCGCCCACGTCGGTGCCGAGGTTTTTCAGTTTCTTGGTGCCGAACACCAGAACGACAACAACCAGGATGACGATCCAGTGTTTCCAGTCAAAAATGCCCATGTTGCTGCTCCTCTCTAATAATTGTTCAGGCGGACGGGCGCGAGGCTTTCTCGGCGTGTCCGGACAGACCGAAGCGACGGTCCAGTTCATCGAGTACAGCCTGTGGATGTTGCCCCAGTTGGGCGAGCATGACCATGCTGTGGAACCACAAATCGGCGGTCTCGTAGATCACATCGCTGCAGTCGCCGCTGATGGCGGCGTCCTTGGCGGCAATGATGGTTTCGACCGACTCTTCGCCGACTTTTTCCAGAATCTTGTTCAAGCCCTTGTGGTACAGGCTGGCGACATACGAACTGTCGGCGGCGGCGCCTTTGCGCTCTTCCAGTACCTGGGCCAGACGGGTCAACGTATCACTCATGGGTGTGTCCTGCGCTGTAGATGGCGTGCGGGTCTTTCAGGACCGGGTCGACGGTTTTCCAGTCGCCGTTCTCGAAGACACGGTAGAAGCAGCTCTGGCGGCCGGTATGGCAAGCGATGTCGCCGATCTGCTCGACCATCAGGATGATCACGTCGGCATCACAGTCCAGGCGCATCTCATGCAGGGTTTGCACGTGCCCGGATTCTTCGCCCTTGCGCCACAATTTGCCACGGGAGCGCGACCAGTAAATGGCGCGGTTCTCGGCAGCGCTCAGTTTCAGCGCTTCCCGGTTCATCCAGGCCATCATCAGGACGCGTCCGGTCTTGTGATCCTGGGCAATCGCCGGCACCAGGCCATCGGCGTCCCACTTGATCTCGTCCAGCCAGTTTTTCATCATCGACTCCGACAGCGGGCCCGACACTTCATTAGTCGGGCACAGGCGTTGAAACAGTGTGCCAGCGTGCGGGGGCGCTGGCTATCGGCGAACGACCAGATACAAGCCGACGGCCACCATGATGCCAGCCGGCCAATGGCCCATTTCGTTCAATGGCCCACCCGCGGCGAGTATCGTGCCGCCGGCCAGGTGCGCGCAACCGAGCAGGCGCAGGAGCCAGTCGTCCTTGCGTCGATGCCACGGCGGTGGAGGATCATGGGCGTGGGGCTGGGACATGCGCTCGAGCAGGTCGCGGGCCATGTTCGCCAGGTGCGGCAACTGTTCGAACTGGCTCTGCACATTGCCGAGTAAGGCTTTGGGGCTGACCCGCTCGCGCATCCAGCGTTCGAGGAATGGCTGGGCGGTGTTCCACAGGTCAAGGTCCGGGTACAACTGACGGCCCAGGCCTTCGATGTTCAACAGAGTTTTTTGCAGCAGCACGAGCTGCGGCTGCACTTCCATGTTGAAACGTCGAGCGGTCTGGAACAGGCGCATCAGCACCTGGCCGAAGGAAATATCTTTTAACGGTTTTTCGAAAATCGGCTCGCACACGGTGCGGATCGCCGCTTCGAATTCGTTGAGTTTGGTTTCCGCCGGCACCCAACCCGAATCGATGTGCAATTGCGCCACGCGACGATAATCGCGCTTGAAGAACGCGAACAGGTTGCGCGCCAGATAGTCCTGATCTTCCGGGGTCAGGCTGCCGACGATGCCGCAGTCGATCGCAATGTATTGCGGGCTCCACGGGTTGACCGTGCTGACGAAGATGTTGCCCGGGTGCATGTCGGCGTGGAAGAAGCTGTCGCGGAACACTTGGGTGAAGAAGATCTCCACGCCGCGCTCGGCGAGCATTTTCATGTCGGTGCGCTGATCGGCGAGGGTGGCCAGGTCGGTGACCTGGATTCCGTAGATGCGCTCCATCACCAGCACTTTCGGCCGGCACCAGTCCCAATAGACTTGCGGTACGTACAGCAGCTCCGAGCCCTCGAAGTTGCGCTTCAACTGGCTGGCGTTGGCCGCTTCGCGCAACAGGTCGAGTTCGTCGTAGATGGTTTTTTCGTAATCCTGGACCACGTCCACCGGGTGCAGCAGGCGCGCATCGGCCGAGAGTTTTTCGGCGGCACGGGCGAGAATGAACAGCCACGCCAGGTCCTGGGCAATGATCGGTTTCAGGCCCGGGCGGATGACCTTGACCACCACTTCTTCGCCGGTTTTCAGTTGCGCGGCATGCACCTGCGCCACCGAGGCCGAGGCCAGCGGTTCGACGTCGAAGCGGCTGAACACTTCACTGATTTTTTTGCCGAGCTGTTCTTCGATCAGATTGACCGACACTTGCGAGTCGAACGGCGGCACCCGGTCCTGCAGCTTCATCAGCTCATCGGCGATGTCTTCCGGCAGCAGGTCGCGGCGAGTGGAGAGAATCTGCCCGAACTTGATGAAAATCGGTCCCAGGTCCTGCAGCGCCAGGCGCAATCGCGCACCACGGCTCAGGTCCAGGGTCTTGCGCGGAAACCAGCGCCACGGCAAGGCGTAGCGCAGCGCCAGCAGAAACCAGGGCAGCGGCAGGGCGAACAGCAGGTCATCGAGGCGGTAGCGGATCACAACGCGCTGGATGCGCAACAAACGGCGGACGGCAAGCAGCTTCATGCGTTATCGCTTGGGTCGAGGGATCGGGAAAGGCGCTCGAAGCGCGCCTCGAGACGTTCCAGATCGAGTTTGATCTGGTCCAGTTCACTGAAACGGGCTTCAGCTTCGCGCTGACCGACGAGGGTGCGCGATTCTTCGGCCAGGTATTCGCCCAGGTTCTGATTCAGGCTGGCGAACCCTTGCTGATACCAGCGTGCGCGGCTGCGCAGATGACCACCGACCAATTGCGTGGCGACCGGGCCCAGCCAGCGCGAGAGCTCGTACTCCCAGTCCAGTTCCAGGTCCTGGAGGATCGCCGCCAGTTCCAGCAATACGCCGCTGTCGCCGTCGAGTTCGACTTCAGGACCATGCAGGACCGAGGTCTTGTCCTTGCTCATCGCCAGTTTCAACAGGCTCGAGGCCGGTGCACGCAAGGTGCAGTCGGCGCCGGTTTCCCACTGGGAAGCCAGCATCAGGCCTTCGTCGCTGGGCAGGATGAACAGTTGCAGCGCCGGGTTGCGGCAGTCGACGGCAATCACCTTGCCGCTCAAATGCGCCAGCCGCGGCAACGCCGTGCTGTCGAGCCGCAGCACCCGGTTCAGACCAAGTTCGACGCTGGCGAGCAGACCGGCCAGCAACATCAGGGTTTGATGCCGCGGTGCAGGGCCACGATGCCTGCGGTCATGTTGTGATAGGTCACGCGGTCGAAACCGGCCTCGACCATCATCGACTTCAAGGTTTCCTGATTCGGGTGCATGCGGATCGATTCGGCCAGGTAGCGATAGCTCTCCGAGTCGTTGGTGATCAACTTGCCCATCAGTGGCATGAAGGCGAACGAGTAGGCGTCGTAGGCCTTGGACATCAGCGCGTTGGTGGGCTTGGAGAACTCCAGCACCAGCAAGCGGCCGCCCGGTTTCAGCACGCGCAGCATCGAGCGCAGCGCGTCTTCTTTGTGAGTGACGTTGCGCAGGCCGAAGGCGATGGTCACGCAGTCGAAATGGTTGTCCGGGAACGGCAGCTTTTCCGCATCGGCCTGGACGAATTCGACGTTGCCGGCCACACCCAGATCCAGCAGGCGGTCACGACCGACCTTGAGCATCGATTCGTTGATGTCGGCCAGCACGACCTGGCCGGTCGGGCCAACGAGGTGCGAGAATTTCTTGGTCAGGTCGCCGGTGCCGCCGGCGATATCCAGCACTCGGTTGCCGGTGCGAACGCCCGACAGTTCGATCGCAAAACGCTTCCACAAACGGTGCATGCCGCCCGACAGGAGGTCGTTCATCAAGTCGTACTTGGCCGCTACCGAGTGGAAAACCTCAGCGACTTTTTCCGCCTTCTGGCTTTCCGGAACGTTTTTGAAGCCGAAGTGAGTGGTGGGTTCGGCATCGCTGCCTTTGCGCTGATCAGTCATATCGCTGTCACCAAAAGAGAATGCGGGA carries:
- a CDS encoding amino acid ABC transporter ATP-binding protein produces the protein MIEVRDLVKVFDTRGQVVRAVDNVTTQVAKGEVLVVIGPSGSGKSTFLRCLNGLEEFDSGSVSIDGLQLADPKTDVNAYRREVGMVFQHFNLFPHMTVLENLCLAQKVVRKRGKKEREAKALALLEKVGIAQKANEFPSRLSGGQQQRVAIARALAMDPKVMLFDEPTSALDPEMVGEVLDVMKTLALEGMTMVCVTHEMGFAREVADRVLFFDHGKLLEDASPAEFFDAPKDPRAQAFLRQVL
- a CDS encoding methyl-accepting chemotaxis protein, with the protein product MYQWLAEKLGNISVNRKLGVGFGLVLLLTLLTTFTGWSGLNEVTSRGDKLGFISSLNELTKDLRIARLDYDMHRGEQGPGVVNDLLGQLDTGLKTARTLIEQPADAAMVDQQLAAVAEYKRAFADMTQATVTREDARSKLGATADNAVAQIAAVEQSLLHGESVADYNNVIELSKLLQQARYQVRGYTYSGKAEAEQPALDAIDMALQSLANLPSKVPEQHLANLQQASESLKGYRAAVSQFRDSQVANATALKHMAAQGDILIDLSKKLTASQTVVRDTDAAHAKNMLLLAALLALAFGLLAAWAITRQIVVPLNQTLKVAERIAAGDLTHNLVSQRQDELGQLQRAIQSMTQGLRELIGGISDGVTQIASAAEELSAVTEQTSAGVNSQKVETDQVATAMNEMTATVQEVARNAEEASEAAVAADQQAREGDKVVSEAIAQIERLAIEVGNSTVAMGDLKRESDKIGSVLDVIKSVAQQTNLLALNAAIEAARAGEAGRGFAVVADEVRSLAQRTQKSTEEIEELIVGLQSGTQQVATIMDNSRSLTDSSVELTRRAGGSLANITRTVSAIQSMNQQIAAAAEQQSAVAEEINRSVLNVRDVSEQTSAASEETAASSVELARLGTHLQMLVGRFRV
- a CDS encoding 16S rRNA (uracil(1498)-N(3))-methyltransferase; protein product: MNLLLLEEADFIAADRVILRDRRLTHMQEVHRSVVGDSLRVGRIDGLMGSAVLLRLDADEAELRVILDQPPPAKLPLTLILALPRPKMLRRVFQTVAAMGVPRIVLVNSYRVEKSFWQTPFLEPEAIREQLILGLEQARDSVLPQIVIEKRFKPFVEDRLPAMTEGTLGLVGHPGNYPPCPRGLDEPVTLAIGPEGGWIPYEIDLLGKSGLQPVQLGERILRVETAVAALLSRLF
- the tatC gene encoding twin-arginine translocase subunit TatC, which produces MSDLPENDQHMPLVSHLTELRTRLLRCVAAIFIIFAGLFAFTQQIYTFVSTPLRQYLPVGATMIATDVSSPFLTPLKLTMMVSLFLAIPVILHQIWGFIAPGLYKHEKRIAVPLLVSSILLFYTGMAFAYYLVFPLIFKFFAAATPAGVEMMTDISSYLDFVMTLFFAFGVAFEIPVAVVLLVWIGVVNVVYLKKIRPYVIIGCFVVGMILTPPDIFSQTLLAVPMWLLFEIGILFSGLISKRGEHPDDQPVDDHNDQPPATQP
- the tatB gene encoding Sec-independent protein translocase protein TatB, with the translated sequence MFGISFPELLLVGLVALLVLGPERLPGAARTAGLWVGRLKRSFNAIKQEVEREIGADEIRRQLHNEHILSLEQEARKIFTPTQQEAAPVQPVEPVAEQTIHAPTADPAPAQVPTETVKAVEPPPVIAPVEPVAPAAAPTTPAPHDTTLPPRVS
- a CDS encoding twin-arginine translocase TatA/TatE family subunit, with the protein product MGIFDWKHWIVILVVVVLVFGTKKLKNLGTDVGESIKGFRKAMNDEDKPADPTVTPQQPVPPAQPQTAQSVNQPHTIDVQAQKVEEPIRKDV
- a CDS encoding phosphoribosyl-ATP diphosphatase translates to MSDTLTRLAQVLEERKGAAADSSYVASLYHKGLNKILEKVGEESVETIIAAKDAAISGDCSDVIYETADLWFHSMVMLAQLGQHPQAVLDELDRRFGLSGHAEKASRPSA
- the hisI gene encoding phosphoribosyl-AMP cyclohydrolase, which produces MKNWLDEIKWDADGLVPAIAQDHKTGRVLMMAWMNREALKLSAAENRAIYWSRSRGKLWRKGEESGHVQTLHEMRLDCDADVIILMVEQIGDIACHTGRQSCFYRVFENGDWKTVDPVLKDPHAIYSAGHTHE
- the ubiB gene encoding ubiquinone biosynthesis regulatory protein kinase UbiB produces the protein MKLLAVRRLLRIQRVVIRYRLDDLLFALPLPWFLLALRYALPWRWFPRKTLDLSRGARLRLALQDLGPIFIKFGQILSTRRDLLPEDIADELMKLQDRVPPFDSQVSVNLIEEQLGKKISEVFSRFDVEPLASASVAQVHAAQLKTGEEVVVKVIRPGLKPIIAQDLAWLFILARAAEKLSADARLLHPVDVVQDYEKTIYDELDLLREAANASQLKRNFEGSELLYVPQVYWDWCRPKVLVMERIYGIQVTDLATLADQRTDMKMLAERGVEIFFTQVFRDSFFHADMHPGNIFVSTVNPWSPQYIAIDCGIVGSLTPEDQDYLARNLFAFFKRDYRRVAQLHIDSGWVPAETKLNEFEAAIRTVCEPIFEKPLKDISFGQVLMRLFQTARRFNMEVQPQLVLLQKTLLNIEGLGRQLYPDLDLWNTAQPFLERWMRERVSPKALLGNVQSQFEQLPHLANMARDLLERMSQPHAHDPPPPWHRRKDDWLLRLLGCAHLAGGTILAAGGPLNEMGHWPAGIMVAVGLYLVVRR
- a CDS encoding SCP2 domain-containing protein, giving the protein MLLAGLLASVELGLNRVLRLDSTALPRLAHLSGKVIAVDCRNPALQLFILPSDEGLMLASQWETGADCTLRAPASSLLKLAMSKDKTSVLHGPEVELDGDSGVLLELAAILQDLELDWEYELSRWLGPVATQLVGGHLRSRARWYQQGFASLNQNLGEYLAEESRTLVGQREAEARFSELDQIKLDLERLEARFERLSRSLDPSDNA
- the ubiE gene encoding bifunctional demethylmenaquinone methyltransferase/2-methoxy-6-polyprenyl-1,4-benzoquinol methylase UbiE, whose product is MTDQRKGSDAEPTTHFGFKNVPESQKAEKVAEVFHSVAAKYDLMNDLLSGGMHRLWKRFAIELSGVRTGNRVLDIAGGTGDLTKKFSHLVGPTGQVVLADINESMLKVGRDRLLDLGVAGNVEFVQADAEKLPFPDNHFDCVTIAFGLRNVTHKEDALRSMLRVLKPGGRLLVLEFSKPTNALMSKAYDAYSFAFMPLMGKLITNDSESYRYLAESIRMHPNQETLKSMMVEAGFDRVTYHNMTAGIVALHRGIKP